The nucleotide sequence TGGCGGGCGATCATGCCGCCCTGGCCGAGCTCAAGGTAGCTCGACTCGGCGTAGGTAAGATAGGCCGTGAGGTCGTCGGTCACGTCGGCGGTGAGACTGGCGTTGTAGGTGAAGGCGTCGTCGGTGGCGTCGGCCAGGGCGTAGACGCCGGACGTGTCGGTGCCGAGCGTGGTGGCTTCATACCGATCCCAGCGACCGCTCACGATCATGCCGAAGCGCTCGAACTTACCGTCGACCAAACCGAACACGCCGACGTCGGAGAAATCACCGATCTGGCGCCAGTTGTAGGGCACGTTCCCGGTGCCGGTGTAGGCACCTTCAAAGCGTTCGTTGGCGGTGCCGGGGACTGAGATATCGCGGCGGTCGAGCACCTGATAGCCGCGGCCGCGGGACTCGCGCTCGTCCCCGTCGGAGTAGCGGTAGGAGAGACCGAAAATCGTATCGACGGTCGAGTTTTCCGCGGGGAAGGTGCGCCATTCGACGCTGGTCTTGTTTTCGAAGGCCATGGCGACGTAGTCGGCGGTGAATCCATAACTCGAATACTTCGTGTGATTCATCGAGTCGTAGAACGTCTGGTTCTTCAGTTTCAGGTTCGGATTGAACGTCTTGGTGATGTCGAAGTAGGCGGTGATGGAATCGGTGGTGGCGAAATCGAGCGGGTCGACCTGCACCTGATGGTGGTTGATGGGCGAATACCCGACCGTGGTGGGGTCGAGGGCGAAGGCCGCCTTCTGGTTGTCGGACAACGCGCCGTAGGGGAACGGGTCGGCAAAGGCGAATTGCTCGAGGGAGTAGGGGCTGACTTCGGCCGGGGTGAGGATGCCGTTGCCATCGGTGTCGAGTTTGAGGGCGGCCTGACCGCCGAGGTAGAGCGCGCCTTCGGAATCGATGAGGTCCTGCGTCACCCGGTTCCACCCGAGGCTTTGGTTGAGATCGGACCACTGGGCCATGAAGCCGTATTCCAGCAGCACGGACTCGGAAAGTTCGGTGTCGAGGGCCACCTGCAGCAGGGTGCTTTTATTGTAGATACCGGTGTAGTAGTGATCGGAGTCCTCGGCTTGCACGAAGACGTAGGCGCCGGAGCGCATGCCCCCGATTTCAAACGGGGTGCCGTATTCCAGACTGCCGGACATTTTGCCATAGTTGCCGACCGTGACAGTCGCGATGCCGACCGGGGTATCGATGAATTTGGCCGTCTTGCTCTTGGCCGTCTTGGGAATGAAATTGAGAATTCCGCCGACCTTGCCGCCGCCATAGACGGGCGGAGCGGGGCCTTTGATGATTTCAACATAGTCCGTGGAGGCGATCGGCGTGGGGAAGTTGCCTCGGTTCTCGATCCGGCGCATGCCGCGGAAGAAGTTGTCGGCGCGCTCGCCGCGCACATCGAGGGCGCCGGGCACACCGAAATAGTTGCCCGTGAAGGAACCGGCCGTGACCGACACGAAATCGTTGACTGTGCGGATGCCATAGAGGTCGGTCATGGCACTTTCGATCAAGGTCACCGATCGCGGCGTCTCTTCGAGGCTGCGACTGGTGCCGAATACCGAGGTGGACTCGCGCTTCGGCAGGACATCGTAGACGTCGGCTTCGGCTGCGGCGACAAAGGCATCCATGACAATGACGTCGGAGTCGATCTCCTCCTGGGCCGACAACGTCAGAGGGAAAAGGGGAATCAGGATCGCGGGGAGGAGCAGGGCGGTCCGGAGCGATGGCATCCGGAGTCCGGATGCGTGGGCAGGCAGTGTCATGATAATTTGGTGTTTCGGTGAGTTCGGATGGTGAAACCGAGTCAGCGATGAGCAGTCTTCGTGCCATGTATACAATCATGTATTCTAATCATGAATCCAGGATTGTGTTCAGCATTGCGGACGAGAGGGAAATCCGTTTCTCTTCGAGGCCAATGCCACCGGACACCTCCCGAGCCCCCGTCAAAACCCCCGATTCTCCTCCGGAAAGCGCCGAGCACTTGGGAGCGCAAATTTTAACCAGATTGCGCGAACGTGTGCTCAATTGGGATTATCCGCCGGGGCACCATCTGGGCGAAGTTGCCCTTTGTGCGGAATTTTCGGCCAGTCGCATTCCCGTGCGCGAGGCCTTGCGGGCGCTCGCTGAGCAAGGACTGGTTAAGAAAGTCCCCAATCAGGGCTGTTTTGTCATCCAACCCGATGTGATCGAGACCCAGGACCTCTACGATATGCGGTTGGCACTCGAACTATTTGTCGTGGAAATGCTCGCGTCCTCCAAGCCGCCGCCCCCGGAGTGGTTGGACGAGCAACGGGCGTTTTGGGAGCCGTGGTTACAGGTCAAGGCCGATGCGGTGATCGATCGCGACATGTTGGTCGACCACGATACGGAGTTTCACCTCGGGCTGGCTGAAGTGCTGGGCAACGAGTCCATTCTCGGCGCACTGCGAAACATCAACGAGCGGCTGCGCTTCGTGCGCCTGGCGGCGATCACCAACCCGCACCGCATCCAGGAAACCGCCGGTGAGCATTTGTCTGTGCTCGACGCGCTCACGCGTTCCGACGCCGAGGCGGCCCGGCGGAGTCTTCGCCAGAACATTCATCACTCGCGCAACAAAGTGGAAATCGCGATTTCACGCGCACTCATGGCGGCGCATGACCGCCGACGCAGTGGCAAAGCGACCGCCAGCCCGGCGGCGTAGGCTTCCGAAGCCGGACCACTCACGCATGTCAGCCAAGGCGCCCCTGGCCAACCCTGTTTCTTCCCGTCTGAAGCAAAACACGTTTTGCGGTCTGGGGCTGCATGGATCCGCCTAAGGCGTGGGTCCCGCCGCGCCGTCGGTCTCGCCCGGCGGCGCGGGAATCGGTTCGTAAAGTTCGGTAATCGCGGTGGGTAGTCCGGTGAAGCTGTAGTCGGAAACCTTGAACGCGAGGCGTTCGGGCGCGTCGGTTAGTGGCGCGAGATCGGCGTCGCCGGTGACGGAGGCAAACACGGGTCCGGCGGGGATGGTTTCGGTGGTGTCTTCCGGAATCGTCGGCCCTTCATCGTCGGCTGCTTCGGTGGGAGGCGCGATCTCCGCGGGGTCTTTTTCGACAGTCCGAGCGGCGCGACGGGCGAGCGCGATGGAAACGGTTTGGCCGTCGAACGTGGTGAGAGTGACGGTGCGGGACTCGGCCGAGGCGGCGGCGTCGACCGCATCGGGGGCGTCCCGGGGCGCGGTGTCGGTGAAACGCAGGTTGGCCAGCGACGAAAGCATCGAGGTGAGTCGGGAATCCTTGAGCCGCTGACCTTCAGGCAAGTCGGTGGAGCTCCAGGAACCGCCGGGTTCGCTGCGGCTGGCGGTGAGGGCGTCCGTCTCGGCGACGGCAAATGAAATACTCGCCACGTCCTCGGCGGTGAGTCCGATCATCTTGGAATTGGCCCAGTTCTTGGGGGTGCCGTCGAGGTAAGAGCTCAGCCGGGCGAGGTAGGCGGGGGCGTCCGGGGCGGAGTCGAAGCGAACGTAGCGTCCGCCGCGTTCAGCGTCCTTGCCCAGGTGAGCCGTCCAAGATTGTTCGTCGGCGGTGGTGATGGCGATTTCGGAGGAGCCAAAATCGAGGCGAGCGGCGCGTTCCGGATCGCGGGTCACGATCCGGTCGACGGTGGCTTCGGTGAGCTCGCGCACGAAGCGGCTCAACTTGGCAACGTCGGCGGGCAGGTCGTGATAGGAGGCCACCGTCCACTCGCCTTGATCGTCGCGCGTGAGTTCCACGGTGGTGCCAGCGTGCGTGAGGGTCAGATCGTTGGCCGCGGCGGCGATGGTCGCGTCGAGCAACGGCTGACCCACCCGGGGGTCGACGTTGGCTGGAGCGGATGGGCGGTTGAGGAAGGCCACGCCGGCGGAGAGCAGCGTGAGGATGATGACGGAAATCGTGAGCGTTTTAAGATTCATGGCCGAGGGGTAAGGTCGGGAGGGAAGGACGAATCAGGCGCGGCGGCGACGTTGGCGGAACCAGAGACCGAAGGCTCCGATGCACAACGGACCGGCAAAGAGATTGATGAGGACGAGCTTGGTTTCGAGGGCATCGATGTCCTCGCGGAGGGCGCGGCGGATATCACGACGTTCCCGGCGCATTTCCGCTTCCTGGGCTTGGAATTCGGCGATGGCATCGGCGACCTCGGGCGAGGCGACGAGCATGCCGCCGTCACCGACTTGGGATTGCAACTCGGTGAGTTGGCGCTGCACGTCGCTGAGGCGACCTTCGAGGGCCTCGAGCTGTTGCTGGTAGCGTTTCTGGGCGTCGGCCTCCATGTCGCGGACGACGGTGAACGGATGTTGCGAGCTGCCCTTGGTGCGGATGGAAATCAAGTCCTTCGAACCGGCCATGAACTCGATCAGGTTGCTGGCGAAGGCGAGGTTGTCGTTGATGGGTTCGGCGGCTTGCACGCCGAGGAAGTTGTAACGACGGACCGAATACGAGTCCATCAACCAGTCGGCATCGGCGACGACGACGAGGGTGCCGGAACCGGAGGTCTGGCCGGGGGTGTTGTCGACGGCGGGAGCAGGTTCCTCGCCTTCCGCTGCCGGGGGCGGGGCGGGTTTGCCCTGCGGGAAAGCGGTTTTGAATTCGCCGGTGACCATGGCAGCCACGGTCTGTCGGCCGGTTTCCTTGATGGACTGGGCGAGGGCGTCGGGTTGCGCGAACTGCAACATCATGGCCGGGATGTCGCCGGCTTGATCCGACGTTTGGATGAGCGGCGTGAAGGTGAGTCCACTGTCGTCGATCGGGGCGAGATGGCCCGCTTCGACCAGCACCATGGAATTGAGCTGGGCGGTGGGCATGACCTCGGCATTGAAGCTTTCGGCGGGGAGCTGCAACCAGTGGGGGAAGCGGGCAATGCCGCCGCGTCCATCGTTGACCTGAGCGCCGTAGCGCAGGTCACCGGTGACGCTTTCGGTGCTGTAAGTCACGCCCCACGTGCGCAGCAAACGCGGCAGGTCGGACGTGGTGTTGGGCGGCGGACCACCCATCATTTGCTGTTGGGGGCCGGCTTGACGTTTGAAGTGTTCGGACGACGGATCGACCGCGACAAAAACCGGCGTGCCACTCAGCAGGGTTTGGTCGATGGCGTATTCAAGTTCGGGCATCAGCGCTTGGGGATGCACCACGACGAGCACGTCGAGGTTGGCAGGCAGCTCCGTCGCATCGGGTTCGATCGGCAATACCTCGAAGGAGCGTTCCCATTCGCCGATGATGAACTGGGCGGGCTGCGGCCGCTGACCCATCTGCGCCATCATGGGATTGAACTCGGGCGCTTGCAGCGGGAGGCTGCTGATGAGGCCGAGGCGCCGTTTTTCGAAGACCTGCACGCGTTGAATGAGCTCGGAGAGATCGTATTCGAGAAACTGCTCCCGCTGGGGGTTGAAGGTGCTCATGGCCTCCTGCAAATCGGCATGAGTGGCGGCGAGGCCGAAGTAAACCTGTTCACCGGTGCCGGGAATGACCTGGGGCTGGATACCGGCGCGGGCGGCGGCCTCCTCCTCGGGCGTGTCGGGCTCGGGATGGATGACGTTGAGGATCAATTTGCCGCGGGCGGCGCGGTCGTATTGGCGGAGCATCTCCTCCACGCGGTTGGCGTAGTTTTTATAGGAAATGGGGAGGCCACTGGCTCCGGACGAGAAGTAGAAGTCGAGCGTGACCGGCTCTTCGATTTTGGAGAGCAAGGACTTGGTGCCGGGCGAGAGCGTGTAGATGTCTTCGGCGGTGGCGTCGCCGCGGAAGGGCAGTTGCGACGCGAGATAGTTGACGAGCACGAGGCCGACAAAGAGCAGGACGATGGCAGTGATTTTGGCGCTGGGTTTCATGGCGAAGCGGCGATGGGGTTCAGCGTTCGAGGGCGACCACGTTGAGGAACAACGCGAAGCCGGTCAGCGAGAGGAAGAAGATGATGTCGGACGGATCGATGATGCCCTTCGTGAAGGGTTCAAAGTGCGTCACGAACGAGAAATTCGCGAGTAAGTCGGCGAGGGCGAGCGGGAGGAAACTCTCCAGCAGTTCGCTAAAAATGCTCCAGCCGAGAAAGACCAGTACGAGACACACGATCACGCTGAGCACGAAACTGATGACTTGATTTTTGGTCAGGGCGGAAGTGAGCGAACACACGGCGAGGTAGGAGCCGGCCATCAGAATGCTGC is from Synoicihabitans lomoniglobus and encodes:
- a CDS encoding GntR family transcriptional regulator, which encodes MLNWDYPPGHHLGEVALCAEFSASRIPVREALRALAEQGLVKKVPNQGCFVIQPDVIETQDLYDMRLALELFVVEMLASSKPPPPEWLDEQRAFWEPWLQVKADAVIDRDMLVDHDTEFHLGLAEVLGNESILGALRNINERLRFVRLAAITNPHRIQETAGEHLSVLDALTRSDAEAARRSLRQNIHHSRNKVEIAISRALMAAHDRRRSGKATASPAA
- a CDS encoding TonB-dependent siderophore receptor is translated as MTLPAHASGLRMPSLRTALLLPAILIPLFPLTLSAQEEIDSDVIVMDAFVAAAEADVYDVLPKRESTSVFGTSRSLEETPRSVTLIESAMTDLYGIRTVNDFVSVTAGSFTGNYFGVPGALDVRGERADNFFRGMRRIENRGNFPTPIASTDYVEIIKGPAPPVYGGGKVGGILNFIPKTAKSKTAKFIDTPVGIATVTVGNYGKMSGSLEYGTPFEIGGMRSGAYVFVQAEDSDHYYTGIYNKSTLLQVALDTELSESVLLEYGFMAQWSDLNQSLGWNRVTQDLIDSEGALYLGGQAALKLDTDGNGILTPAEVSPYSLEQFAFADPFPYGALSDNQKAAFALDPTTVGYSPINHHQVQVDPLDFATTDSITAYFDITKTFNPNLKLKNQTFYDSMNHTKYSSYGFTADYVAMAFENKTSVEWRTFPAENSTVDTIFGLSYRYSDGDERESRGRGYQVLDRRDISVPGTANERFEGAYTGTGNVPYNWRQIGDFSDVGVFGLVDGKFERFGMIVSGRWDRYEATTLGTDTSGVYALADATDDAFTYNASLTADVTDDLTAYLTYAESSYLELGQGGMIARQNVEGGTWLQDSKITEIGLKGTLADQRLFSTLAYYQQEKTSFNNLSGAFDYYESKGVELEMRYAPTKQLSFTAAGTWQQTELLSTPFFLGLPPETLGLDPALVYGGRFVGLGAIIGAPAPIEAPTPEKVISINGTYTADSGWGASLGATYVSSFFSGYAQEVVLPSYLVTRAALFYTRGNWSFRLNANNIFDEKYYNPQFLFWDVFVSPSVGPTVELTTSYKW
- a CDS encoding GldG family protein → MKPSAKITAIVLLFVGLVLVNYLASQLPFRGDATAEDIYTLSPGTKSLLSKIEEPVTLDFYFSSGASGLPISYKNYANRVEEMLRQYDRAARGKLILNVIHPEPDTPEEEAAARAGIQPQVIPGTGEQVYFGLAATHADLQEAMSTFNPQREQFLEYDLSELIQRVQVFEKRRLGLISSLPLQAPEFNPMMAQMGQRPQPAQFIIGEWERSFEVLPIEPDATELPANLDVLVVVHPQALMPELEYAIDQTLLSGTPVFVAVDPSSEHFKRQAGPQQQMMGGPPPNTTSDLPRLLRTWGVTYSTESVTGDLRYGAQVNDGRGGIARFPHWLQLPAESFNAEVMPTAQLNSMVLVEAGHLAPIDDSGLTFTPLIQTSDQAGDIPAMMLQFAQPDALAQSIKETGRQTVAAMVTGEFKTAFPQGKPAPPPAAEGEEPAPAVDNTPGQTSGSGTLVVVADADWLMDSYSVRRYNFLGVQAAEPINDNLAFASNLIEFMAGSKDLISIRTKGSSQHPFTVVRDMEADAQKRYQQQLEALEGRLSDVQRQLTELQSQVGDGGMLVASPEVADAIAEFQAQEAEMRRERRDIRRALREDIDALETKLVLINLFAGPLCIGAFGLWFRQRRRRA
- a CDS encoding DUF4340 domain-containing protein: MNLKTLTISVIILTLLSAGVAFLNRPSAPANVDPRVGQPLLDATIAAAANDLTLTHAGTTVELTRDDQGEWTVASYHDLPADVAKLSRFVRELTEATVDRIVTRDPERAARLDFGSSEIAITTADEQSWTAHLGKDAERGGRYVRFDSAPDAPAYLARLSSYLDGTPKNWANSKMIGLTAEDVASISFAVAETDALTASRSEPGGSWSSTDLPEGQRLKDSRLTSMLSSLANLRFTDTAPRDAPDAVDAAASAESRTVTLTTFDGQTVSIALARRAARTVEKDPAEIAPPTEAADDEGPTIPEDTTETIPAGPVFASVTGDADLAPLTDAPERLAFKVSDYSFTGLPTAITELYEPIPAPPGETDGAAGPTP